The following proteins come from a genomic window of Henningerozyma blattae CBS 6284 chromosome 4, complete genome:
- the CBR1 gene encoding cytochrome-b5 reductase (similar to Saccharomyces cerevisiae CBR1 (YIL043C); ancestral locus Anc_7.225), which produces MSISPVLFTLILIPLTFLIYKNFIKNSQANGNNKTKNNNEVLDGSDEVHSFPLISKIVMSKSTSIYRFGLPNETDVLGLPIGQHISIKAPISEGKFILRSYTPITLDSMASGYFELLVKTYTNGVVSTYLNDLKIGDYIQVVGPRGNYSYQRNMKSRIGMIAGGTGIAPMYQIMKAIAMDPNDNTKVNLVYGSLSIDNILLKKELDELVEQRPNQFKVHYLVDRIEEPEIAKNWEGSIGYISPEIMKDHLPVNEKSNKNQILICGPPRMVSSIKRYVTTLGYERPKGVSKGQDPVFVFKFQICI; this is translated from the coding sequence ATGTCAATTTCTCCGGTATTATTCACTCTTATTCTAATTCCattaacatttttaatCTATAAGAATTTTATCAAGAATTCTCAAGCAAATGGCAACAATAAGactaaaaataacaatgaaGTATTAGATGGATCTGATGAAGTTCATTCATTCCCATTAATCTCGAAGATTGTAATGTCTAAATCTACATCAATTTATAGATTTGGGTTACCTAATGAGACTGACGTTTTAGGTTTGCCAATTGGTCAACATATTTCCATTAAAGCACCAATTAGTGAGGGGAAGTTCATCTTACGTTCTTATACACCAATCACATTAGATTCTATGGCAAGTggttattttgaattattggTAAAAACATATACTAACGGGGTTGTATCTACATACTTGAATGATTTGAAGATTGGTGATTATATTCAAGTTGTTGGACCACGTGGGAATTACAGTTATCAAAGAAACATGAAATCTAGAATTGGGATGATTGCAGGTGGTACTGGGATTGCTCCAATGTATCAAATCATGAAAGCTATTGCTATGGATCCTAATGATAACACAAAGGTGAATTTAGTTTATGGATCATTATCGATTgacaatattttattaaagaaagaaCTTGATGAATTAGTTGAGCAAAGACCAAACCAATTCAAAGTTCATTATTTGGTCGATAGGATTGAAGAACCTGAAATTGCCAAGAATTGGGAAGGTAGCATTGGCTATATCTCACCTGAGATTATGAAGGATCATTTACCAGTGAATGAAAAATCCAATaagaatcaaatattaatctGTGGTCCTCCAAGAATGGTTTCTTCGATCAAAAGATATGTCACAACTTTGGGTTACGAACGCCCAAAGGGTGTGTCCAAGGGACAAGATCcagtttttgtttttaagtttcaaatatgtatataa
- the GVP36 gene encoding Gvp36p (similar to Saccharomyces cerevisiae GVP36 (YIL041W); ancestral locus Anc_7.221), producing MSFNNLKSSIGQALQGLSESVSQKTQEMASTWPAYAQVQQRLAQEKLGQITDISQMPREYIDLEDRIDNLQNSIQVLLHVTRVYEEPAYDWPYSTQESVQDWSRAIGSRVQELSRASSASEAGNLLKSPVGPENGPRTLNYALSQASLAVSTLTSSNMPGPNGEGLSSGLIAYSDTQAKLAQIRIAQDTQVQTKFNKQLREILNNPIAKANKYRKDVQYKRVLYDIARTNLQNARPEKEASLRVEMETLEDQFAQITEEATIVMQETLSNTHLLKNVAELAEIQKNYYKQSLELMNDLMPVFNTAKGDDEDFEIDAKKDPLAAKKVVDDDE from the coding sequence ATGTCCTTCAATAATCTAAAATCCTCTATTGGCCAAGCCTTGCAAGGCTTGTCTGAAAGTGTGTCTCAGAAGACTCAAGAAATGGCTTCCACATGGCCAGCTTATGCTCAAGTTCAACAACGTTTAGCCCAAGAAAAATTGGGTCAAATCACTGATATCTCTCAAATGCCACGTGAATATATTGACTTAGAAGATAGAATTGATAATTTGCAAAATTCTATTCAAGTATTATTACATGTCACAAGAGTTTATGAAGAACCAGCTTATGATTGGCCATACTCTACCCAAGAATCTGTTCAAGATTGGTCTCGTGCCATCGGTTCAAGAGTTCAAGAATTATCTCGTGCTTCTTCTGCTTCAGAAGCTGgtaatcttttaaaatctcCAGTTGGTCCAGAAAATGGTCCACGTACTTTAAATTATGCTTTATCCCAAGCTTCTTTAGCTGTCTCAACTTTAACTTCAAGTAACATGCCTGGTCCAAATGGAGAAGGTTTATCATCGGGCTTAATTGCTTATAGTGATACACAAGCTAAATTGGCTCAAATAAGAATTGCTCAAGATACTCAAGTTCAAACTAAATTTAACAAACAATTAAGAGAAATTCTAAATAATCCAATTGCTAAGGCCAATAAATATCGGAAAGATGTTCAATATAAGAGAGTGTTATATGATATTGCAAGAactaatttacaaaatgcAAGACCAGAAAAGGAAGCCTCTTTAAGAGTTGAAATGGAAACTTTAGAAGATCAATTTGCTCAAATCACTGAAGAAGCCACCATTGTCATGCAAGAAACTTTATCAAACACCCATCTATTAAAGAATGTTGCTGAATTAGcagaaattcaaaagaattACTACAAACAATCCTTGGAATTGATGAACGATTTAATGCCAGTCTTCAATACTGCTAAaggtgatgatgaagattttgaaatagaTGCTAAAAAAGATCCATTGGCTGCCAAAAAAGTTGTTGATGACGATGAATAA
- the HOM3 gene encoding aspartate kinase (similar to Saccharomyces cerevisiae HOM3 (YER052C); ancestral locus Anc_7.226), translating into MFLSEQTNWIVQKFGGTSVGKFPDKIVDDIIKNYSQSQGKNVSVVCSARSTYTKAEGTTSRLLKCCELASQENDYNSIVEIIRQDHVANAENFIINPVLQTQLVTDTNKELDMVVKYLDASKILGEVSIRTMDLVMSVGEKLSCLFMAALCNDRGVKAKYVDLSHIIPSDYTIQAENVLDNTFYSFLVTALKDELKPFVESKEKIVPIFTGFFGLIPMGLLNGVGRGYTDLCAALIAVALNADELQVWKEVDGIFTADPRKVKTARLLDSVTPEEAAELTYYGSEVIHPFTMEQVIRAKIPIRIKNVQNPTGNGTMIYPDNIARKGENTPPHPPEVFTPSFYERKRRGATAITTKHDIVVINIHSNKKTLSHGFLAQIFTILDKFKLVVDLISTSEVHVSMALPIPDNDSNKSLKLAVTDLKRLGQVDIIRDMAIVSLVGKQMKQFIGIAGTMFTTLAEQNINIEMISQGANEINISCVIAESDSLKALQSIHLNLLDPLRKEKSFSVAVDERLEQLKRMEL; encoded by the coding sequence ATGTTTCTATCAGAGCAAACAAATTGGATAGTCCAGAAATTCGGTGGTACCAGTGTAGGAAAATTTCCTGATAAAATTGtagatgatattattaaaaattattcacaATCTCAAGGTAAAAACGTCTCTGTCGTTTGTTCTGCTAGATCAACCTACACAAAGGCAGAAGGTACAACTTCtagattattaaaatgTTGTGAACTGGCGTCTCAAGAAAATGATTACAATTCCATTGTAGAAATTATTAGACAAGATCATGTAGCAAATGctgaaaatttcattataaatCCAGTCTTACAAACTCAATTGGTCACTGAcacaaataaagaattagataTGGTCgtcaaatatttagatgCTTCCAAGATCTTGGGAGAAGTTTCAATTAGAACAATGGATCTTGTCATGTCAGTtggtgaaaaattaagCTGTCTATTCATGGCCGCCTTATGTAATGATAGAGGTGTTAAGGCAAAATATGTAGATTTATCTCATATTATCCCATCAGATTATACAATTCAAGCTGAAAATGTTCTAGATAATacattttattcatttttagtCACGGCtttaaaagatgaattaaaacCATTTGTAGAatctaaagaaaaaatcgTTCCAATCTTTACTGGGTTTTTCGGTTTAATTCCAATGGGTCTTTTAAACGGTGTAGGTCGTGGGTATACAGATTTATGTGCAGCTTTAATTGCTGTAGCATTAAATGCTGATGAATTACAAGTATGGAAAGAAGTCGATGGGATCTTTACTGCGGATCCAAGAAAAGTGAAAACCGCTAGGTTATTAGATTCTGTTACTCCAGAAGAAGCTGCAGAATTGACTTATTACGGTTCAGAAGTCATTCATCCTTTCACCATGGAACAAGTCATTAGAGCCAAGATCccaattagaattaaaaacGTTCAAAATCCAACAGGTAATGGTACTATGATTTATCCAGATAATATAGCAAGAAAGGGTGAAAATACTCCTCCACATCCTCCTGAAGTTTTCACTCCTTCATTCTATGAAAGGAAAAGAAGAGGTGCTACTGCTATCACTACAAAACATGATATTGTagttattaatattcattccaataaaaaaactttaTCTCACGGGTTTTTGGCCCAAATCTTTACCATATTagataaattcaaattagtCGTTGATTTAATCTCTACAAGTGAAGTTCATGTTTCAATGGCTTTACCTATCCCAgataatgattcaaataaatcattaaaattggCTGTAACagatttgaaaagattAGGTCAGGTTGATATCATTAGAGATATGGCCATTGTATCCTTAGTTGGTAAACAAATGAAACAATTCATTGGTATTGCTGGGACCATGTTTACCACATTGGCggaacaaaatattaatattgaaatgaTTTCTCAAGGTGCCAAcgaaattaatatttcttgtGTTATTGCTGAAAGTGATTCTTTAAAGGCATTGCAATCAATCCATTTGAATCTATTAGATCCtttaagaaaagaaaaatctttttcaGTAGCAGTTGATGAAAGGTTAgaacaattgaaaagaatGGAACTGTAA